TTCGAGGGACTGATGGAACACTTCGCGCATGTCGGCGCAACCTTTCGTCGGGGGTTCGGCTGGGCTCGCCGGGGCACGCGCTCGCGCGGCCGGAACGATTGTCCGGGTCGAAGGTTAACGAACGGTGCCGGGAACGTGAATACTAGTCGTTCCGCCGTGTGACGACGCGGTGCACGTCGGGTGAACGACATGCCGACCTCTACTGTGGAAGGCATGGATTCCGCTCAGCTGGCGCTGTTCGCCCTCGCCGTCGGCGCGCTGATCGGGGCTGGCGCCGTGCTGCTGGTGAGCTGGGCGTATCGCGTGCGAGCCCTCGCGCTGCAGGAGACCTCGTCGGCCGTGCCCGCAGGGGTCGCCGACGTGCTGGCGAGCATGGACGACGCCGCGTGCGTGCTGGACGCCTCAGGGCTGGTGGTCGCCACTTCGAACGCCGCCGCGCGCTTCGGGATCCGGGAGGGCGCGGTGCTCGAGAACGGCGAGCTGCGCCGGCTCGTGCGCGGCGTGCGCGACAGCGGCACCGGCGCGACCGAGACGCTGCGGCTCACCGGCGGTGCGTCGCTCGACCCGCGCCTGGTATCGGCGCGGGCCAGCTCGGTGGGTCCGCAGCTCACCCTGTTGATCATCCGCGATGTCACCGAGCGCGAGCGCCTCGATCAGATGCGCACCGACTTCGTGTCGAACACCAGTCACGAGCTGAAGACGCCGGTCGCGTCGGTCAGCCTGCTCGCCGAGGCGATCGAATCGGCCGCCGACGACGCCGAGCAGGTGCGCATCTTCGCCGCTCGCATCTCGGCTGAGGCGGCCCGCCTCGGTCAGCTCACCGGGCGCATCCTGAGCCTGTCGCGCCTGCAGGCGGCCGAGAGCCTGTCGCAGGTCGAGCCGGTCGCGATCGACGAGGTCGTGGCAGCGTCCATCGAGGCGCATTCCGTGCAGGCCGACTCGGCCGGTGTCGAGCTGAGCCGCGGCGGTGAGCGAGGAGCGTGGGTGCGCGGCGACGCGCAGGTGCTGATCGAGGCGGTCGGCAACCTCATCGCCAACGCGATCGTCTACTCGCCGCGCGGCTCGCGCGTCGGCGTCGGTGTGAAGGTCGACGGTGATGTCGTCGAGATCGCGGTGACGGATCAGGGCATCGGGATCTCGGATGCCGATCGCGAGCGCATCTTCGAGCGCTTCTACCGTGCCGACGAGGCCCGTTCCCGTCGCACCGGCGGCACGGGGCTGGGGCTGTCGATCGTCAAGCACGCCACCCAGCGGCACGGCGGCGACGTGCGCGTGTGGTCGCGTCCCGGCCGGGGATCGACGTTCACCGTGCGTCTGCCGGCCGCGAGCGCACCCGAGAGCGCCGACAAGAAAACCAAGAGGAAGACCAAGAAGAAGCGCGTGAGCGGGGATGCCCGTGCGCGCGACGCCCGGAACGGAGAGCTCGCATGACCCGCATCCTTCTCGTCGAGGATGAGCCCGACCTGGCCGACCCGCTCGCGTATCTGCTTCGGCGCGAGGGGTACGAGGTTGAGATCGCCGAAGACGGACCCGGCGCGCTCGCGGCGTTCCGCGAGCGAGGCGCCGACATCATCCTGCTGGATCTCATGCTTCCCGGTATGGCGGGCACCGAGGTGTGCCGTCAGGTGCGGCAGACATCCGGCGTGCCGATCATCATGCTGACCGCGAAGGACTCCGAAGTCGACATCGTGGTGGGACTCGAGCTGGGCGCCGATGACTACATCACGAAGCCGTACTCCTCACGTGAGCTGCTGGCGCGCATGCGCGCCGTGCTGCGTCGTGTCGTGCAGGCCGATGCCGAGCTCGACGAGCGCGTGCTGGAGGGCGGCAGGGTGACGCTCGACATCGACAGGCACACGGTCGCCGTGGACGGTGCCGAGATCAACGTGCCGCTGAAGGAGTTCGAGCTGCTCGAGGTGCTCATGCGCAACGCGGGCCGCGTGCTCACGCGCGGACAGCTGATCGATCGGGTCTGGGGCAGCGACTACTTCGGCGACACGAAGACGCTGGATGTGCATATCAAGCGCATCCGATCGCGCATCGAGAAGAATCCGGGCGACCCGGTGATGCTCGTCACCGTGCGCGGCCTCGGCTACCGCTTCGAAGGCTGATCCGCCGCCGGACGCACAAGGAGGCCGGCTCCGAACGGAGCCGGCCTCCTTGTGCGTCGCGGCTGACGCCGCGGAAGTCAGGATGCCGCGTCGATGGGCTCTGCTGCGGGGACGAGGTCGGCGTACTGCGGAAGCGAGCCGTCGAGCACGGGAACCTGGGCGGGAGTGGCCTCTCCGGCGCCCGAGACGATGAGCACCTCGACGGTCGCTCCGGGCTTGACATCGAGGTTCTCGATGCGCAGCGGCATCTTGTCGGCGCCGAGGCTGACACGATCCTCGCCGGGCACACGCAGCGAGAGCTGCTCGCCCGCGACGTCGATGTCGACCGAGGCGGTCTTCGCGCCCTCGTTGATGAACGCGCCCACCAGGTTACCCACTTCGCCGTCCTCGGTGGTGACGACGAAGACGTTGCGCGCGACGACGTCGCCGCCCGTCTCGTCGAAGGGCACGCCATCGGAAGCGGGGTAGGGGTTCGTGGTCGCCTGGTGCGTGATGAACGTGCACCCGGTCGTGCCGAGAGCGAGCGCCGAGCCCAGGGCGATGGCGGCGATGAGACGCGGAGCGATGGACGCAGCAGAGCGCGAGTTCACGGATCCTCCTGAGGTGCGACGGGTGTCCTGGATCAGTCTAGTGGGTCGGGCGCCCGCGGCGACGACGGATGCCGCTGCGGGCCCGACCGGCGCGAACCTTACTGCATAACGGCTGTGGTATGCTGGAGATTGCCGAAAGGACACGTTTTTATGCTTTTTGAGGTTGGCGAAACCGTCGTCTATCCGCACCACGGAGCCGCGACGATCATCGAGGTCAAGGACCGCGTGATCAAGGGGGAGACCAAGAAGTACCTGAAGCTCAACGTCACGCAGGGCGATCTCATCATCGAGGTTCCCGCCGAGAATGTCGACCTGGTCGGCGTCCGCGACGTGATCGGCAAGGAGGGTCTCGAGAACGTCTTCGAGGTGCTGCGCGCCCCGTTCACGGAAGAGCCCACCAACTGGTCGCGCCGCTACAAGGCGAACCTGGAGAAGCTCGCCTCTGGTGACGTGATCAAGGTGAGCGAGGTCGTGCGCGACCTGTGGCGCCGCGATCAGGACCGCGGTCTCTCCGCGGGCGAGAAGCGCATGCTCGCCAAGGCCCGCCAGATCCTCGTGTCGGAGCTCGCTCTGGCCGAGAAGATCGACGAGGACAAGGCCGGCGCTCTGCTCGATGAGGTGCTCGCCTCCTGACGAGCGCGTCGGCGACGGGAATTGCGAAGAGGGCGGATGCTGCGGCATCCGCCCTCTTCGCATTCCGCGACGCGCGATAGCGTGAGAAGGTGACTGCGCACCCGACTCCCACCACAGCGATCATCGTCGTCGCCGCCGGCTCCGGAACGAGGCTCGGCGCCGGAGCGCCGAAGGCGCTCGTCGACGTCGACGGCCGCACCGTGCTGCGTCACGCGCTGGATGGCGTGTTCGCCGCCGCGCCCATGCAGGTCGTCGTGGTGGCGCCCCCCGGGCGGGAAGAGCAGGTGGACGCCGAGGTCACGGCGTCAGCAGGGGAACGCCGCCACCTGGCGAGCGTCGTGACCGGGGGGACCACCCGTCAGCAGTCGGTCGCTGCGGGTCTGGATGCCCTGCACGACGACGTGCGCATCGTGCTCGTGCACGACGCGGCGCGCGCTCTCACCCCGGCCTCGCAGATCGACGCGGTGGCGGATTCGGTGACCGATGCGGGCGTGATCCCCGCGCTCGCCGTCGTCGACACGCTCAAGAGGGTCGAAGGGGACGATATCGCCGGGCCGGTCGACCGCTCGGTCTTCGTGGCCGCGCAGACGCCCCAGGGATTCCCGCGAGCAGCCCTGCAGGACGCATACGCCGCGGCACAGGCCGCGGGCGATGATCACACCGACGATGCGGCGCTGTTCTCCGCCGCCGGGGGCGCCGTGCGTCGCATCCCCGGATCCGAACGCGCCTTCAAGATCACGACCCCCGACGATCTCGAGCGGGCGCAGCTGCTGCTCGGTGCACGTCCTGGCGGCTCATGCATGCCGCGTATCGGCGTCGGCACTGACGTGCACGCGTTCGGCGGAGAGGGCAGCCTGTGGCTGGCCGGGCTCGAATGGCCGGGTGAGCCTGCGCTGTCGGGCCATTCGGACGGTGACGCCGTGGCGCATGCGATGGTCGACGCCCTGCTCGGCGCCGCGGGGCTCGGCGACATCGGGCAGCACTTCGGCACCGCACACCCCGAGTACGCGGGAGCGCACGCAGATGTCTTCCTCGCGCGCACCGCTGCCATGCTCGCCGAGGCGGGCTTCGCCATCGGCAACGTGTCGGTGCAGTTCCAGGGCAACCGGCCGCGCTTCAGCGCACGCCGCGCCGAGGCCGAGGAGGTGCTCTCGACCGCGCTCGGCGGCGCCGTCGTCACGGTCTCGGCGACCACCACCGACGGTCTGGGGTTCCCCGGTCGCGGCGAGGGGATCGCCGTCACCGCGGTGGCGCTCATCCACCGGAGCTGACCGGAAGACCACGCCCAGGCAGTCCGTGCCCCGCCCCGGTAGTCTTGTGCAGTGACGATCCGCCTGTACGACACTCGCGCGCAGCAGCTGCGCGACTTCGCCCCGCTCGATGCCTCGAACGTGACGATGTACGTCTGCGGACCCACCGTGCAGTCCGGTCCGCACATCGGGCACGTGCGCGCCGCGCTGAGCTTCGACCTGCTGCGTCGCTGGCTTGCACGCCGCTACGGGCGGGTGACCTTCGTGCGCAACGTGACCGACATCGAAGACAAGGTGCTCGCCAACGCGACCGGGACCGAGCCGTGGTGGGCGCTCGCATACCGCATGGAGCAGGAGTTCTCGCAGGCGTACGCCGCTGTCGGCATCCTGGCACCGACCTACGAGCCGCGGGCGACCGGGTTCATCCCGCAGATGCACGACCTGATCGCGACCCTCATCGATCGCGGCCACGCCTATGCCGCCGCCGACGGCTCGGGCGACGTGTACTTCGACGTGCGCTCGTGGCCGGAATACGGCTCGCTCACGCATCAGTCGGTGGACGCGATGGAGGCGGCCGCGGACGCCGACCCTCGAGGCAAGCGGAACCCGCAGGACTTCGCGCTCTGGAAGGGCGCGAAGAGCGACGAGCAGCCGGATGCCGTATGGGATTCGCCGTGGGGCCCAGGCCGGCCCGGCTGGCACATCGAGTGCTCGGCGATGTCGAGGCGCTACCTCGGCGCGGAGTTCGACATCCATGGCGGGGGACTGGACCTGCGCTTCCCGCATCACGAGAACGAGCTCGCGCAGTCGACCGCCGCCGGCGACGCGTTCGCGCGGTACTGGGTGCACAACGGCCTCGTCACCGTGGGCGGGCAGAAGATGTCGAAGTCACTGGGCAACTTCACCCTCGCCGCCGACGTGCTCGCAGTTCATCACCCGCTCGTGGTGCGCTACGCACTCGCCGCCGCGCACTATCGTTCGAGCCTGGATCTGACCGAGTCGTCGTTCGCCGAAGCCGAGGCCGCCCTCGGGCGAATCCGATCGTTCCTCGAGCGCGCCGCGCGCCTTCCCGCCGAGTTCTCGTCGGCGGCGGATCTGCCGGCCGCGTTCGCGGCTGCGATGGACGACGACCTCGGCGTCCCGCAGGCGCTCGCGGTGCTGCACGAGACGGTGCGGGCAGGGAACAGCATGCTCGACGCCGGGCGCAGCGGCGACGCGCAGCTCGCGGCGCTGCAGGTGCGCGACATGGCGGGCATCCTCGGGATCGACCCGCTCGCGCCGGAGTGGCGCGGCGACGTGACCGGCGCGGACGAGGCATCCGCCCTCGACGCGCTCGTGCAGACGATGATCACGCAGCGCGCGCAGGCGCGCGCAGACAAGGACTGGGCCGCGGCCGATCGAATCCGAGACGCGATCGGCGCGGC
The window above is part of the Microbacterium sp. nov. GSS16 genome. Proteins encoded here:
- a CDS encoding sensor histidine kinase, translating into MDSAQLALFALAVGALIGAGAVLLVSWAYRVRALALQETSSAVPAGVADVLASMDDAACVLDASGLVVATSNAAARFGIREGAVLENGELRRLVRGVRDSGTGATETLRLTGGASLDPRLVSARASSVGPQLTLLIIRDVTERERLDQMRTDFVSNTSHELKTPVASVSLLAEAIESAADDAEQVRIFAARISAEAARLGQLTGRILSLSRLQAAESLSQVEPVAIDEVVAASIEAHSVQADSAGVELSRGGERGAWVRGDAQVLIEAVGNLIANAIVYSPRGSRVGVGVKVDGDVVEIAVTDQGIGISDADRERIFERFYRADEARSRRTGGTGLGLSIVKHATQRHGGDVRVWSRPGRGSTFTVRLPAASAPESADKKTKRKTKKKRVSGDARARDARNGELA
- the ispD gene encoding 2-C-methyl-D-erythritol 4-phosphate cytidylyltransferase, with amino-acid sequence MTAHPTPTTAIIVVAAGSGTRLGAGAPKALVDVDGRTVLRHALDGVFAAAPMQVVVVAPPGREEQVDAEVTASAGERRHLASVVTGGTTRQQSVAAGLDALHDDVRIVLVHDAARALTPASQIDAVADSVTDAGVIPALAVVDTLKRVEGDDIAGPVDRSVFVAAQTPQGFPRAALQDAYAAAQAAGDDHTDDAALFSAAGGAVRRIPGSERAFKITTPDDLERAQLLLGARPGGSCMPRIGVGTDVHAFGGEGSLWLAGLEWPGEPALSGHSDGDAVAHAMVDALLGAAGLGDIGQHFGTAHPEYAGAHADVFLARTAAMLAEAGFAIGNVSVQFQGNRPRFSARRAEAEEVLSTALGGAVVTVSATTTDGLGFPGRGEGIAVTAVALIHRS
- a CDS encoding DNA modification methylase — translated: MNSRSAASIAPRLIAAIALGSALALGTTGCTFITHQATTNPYPASDGVPFDETGGDVVARNVFVVTTEDGEVGNLVGAFINEGAKTASVDIDVAGEQLSLRVPGEDRVSLGADKMPLRIENLDVKPGATVEVLIVSGAGEATPAQVPVLDGSLPQYADLVPAAEPIDAAS
- the cysS gene encoding cysteine--tRNA ligase; the protein is MTIRLYDTRAQQLRDFAPLDASNVTMYVCGPTVQSGPHIGHVRAALSFDLLRRWLARRYGRVTFVRNVTDIEDKVLANATGTEPWWALAYRMEQEFSQAYAAVGILAPTYEPRATGFIPQMHDLIATLIDRGHAYAAADGSGDVYFDVRSWPEYGSLTHQSVDAMEAAADADPRGKRNPQDFALWKGAKSDEQPDAVWDSPWGPGRPGWHIECSAMSRRYLGAEFDIHGGGLDLRFPHHENELAQSTAAGDAFARYWVHNGLVTVGGQKMSKSLGNFTLAADVLAVHHPLVVRYALAAAHYRSSLDLTESSFAEAEAALGRIRSFLERAARLPAEFSSAADLPAAFAAAMDDDLGVPQALAVLHETVRAGNSMLDAGRSGDAQLAALQVRDMAGILGIDPLAPEWRGDVTGADEASALDALVQTMITQRAQARADKDWAAADRIRDAIGAAGITLEDTPDGTHWSIDG
- a CDS encoding response regulator transcription factor, coding for MTRILLVEDEPDLADPLAYLLRREGYEVEIAEDGPGALAAFRERGADIILLDLMLPGMAGTEVCRQVRQTSGVPIIMLTAKDSEVDIVVGLELGADDYITKPYSSRELLARMRAVLRRVVQADAELDERVLEGGRVTLDIDRHTVAVDGAEINVPLKEFELLEVLMRNAGRVLTRGQLIDRVWGSDYFGDTKTLDVHIKRIRSRIEKNPGDPVMLVTVRGLGYRFEG
- a CDS encoding CarD family transcriptional regulator; its protein translation is MLFEVGETVVYPHHGAATIIEVKDRVIKGETKKYLKLNVTQGDLIIEVPAENVDLVGVRDVIGKEGLENVFEVLRAPFTEEPTNWSRRYKANLEKLASGDVIKVSEVVRDLWRRDQDRGLSAGEKRMLAKARQILVSELALAEKIDEDKAGALLDEVLAS